ATTGCCTTTAATCTGGGCAAAGTCACGTACCCGGCGCAATAATGCGTTGGCAATCCTTGGCGTACCCCGGCTTCGGCCTGCGATTTCTATCGCCGCTTCCATCGAAATGGGCATTTTGAGTATCGCAGAACTGCGTTCTACAATGGTCGTTAGCAATTCTGTGGTATAATATTGTAAACGGCTGGAAATTCCAAAACGTGCCCGCATCGGTGCGGTAAGCAATCCGGAACGTGTTGTCGCCCCAACCAGCGTAAAGGGATTCAGGTTAATTTGTACCGTACGTGCATTAGGGCCGGATTCGATCATAATATCAATCTTAAAATCCTCCATAGCAGAATACAGGTATTCTTCTACAATAGGACTCAGTCGATGGATTTCATCGATAAAAAGCACATCGCGCTCTTCCAGGTTGGTCAGTAGTCCGGCGAGATCACCAGGCTTGTCCAACACCGGGCCGGAAGTGATTTTAATACCTACCCCCAACTCATTCGCCAGGATATTGGCCAATGTGGTTTTACCCAATCCGGGAGGTCCGTGAAACAGCGTATGGTCCAGGGCTTCGCCCCTTTGGTTCGCGGCTTCCACAAAAACTTTCAGATTATCGAGTACCTGGTCCTGGCCTGCAAAATCATCAAAACTCAGCGGCCTTAATTTTTTCTCCAGATCCAGTTCGTCGGAATTGTAATTTTCGTTTGTCGGATTTAAATTTTCATTCATAGCTGCAAAGATACTTAAAGATGCCTCACAAAAGAAAAAATCAGAAAGACAAAATAGCGCCCTCTTTTAGACGTGGTATCCTTTTGCCAGCAACGACTGCCATTCGGGATGCTTTTTCAGGTAAGCCGCCACAAAAGGACATAACGGTGCCAGGGTGTAGCCTTTCTCTTTGATATAATTTAGTGTTTTAAAAACAATACTCCCGCCTACGCCTTTACCTTCCAGGGCTACCGGAACTTCGGTATGGGTCAGGTACATCACGTTTTCAGTAGTGAGTATGTATTCGATATAAGCAACTTCGTTTGCTACGGTAAGTTCAAATCTTTTTTGGCTTTCATTCAGCACCAGTTCGGTTTCAGGATATCTATCGTTCATCTTTTTTGTTTTAAAATTACATTTGGTATCCTTCAGATAGCAGGGAGTGCCATTCGGGATGTGTATCGATATAGTGTGCTACAAAGGAACAGGATGGCACTACTGTAAGGTGATTGTCTTTGATGTATTCCAGTG
The Flavobacterium kingsejongi genome window above contains:
- the ruvB gene encoding Holliday junction branch migration DNA helicase RuvB, with translation MNENLNPTNENYNSDELDLEKKLRPLSFDDFAGQDQVLDNLKVFVEAANQRGEALDHTLFHGPPGLGKTTLANILANELGVGIKITSGPVLDKPGDLAGLLTNLEERDVLFIDEIHRLSPIVEEYLYSAMEDFKIDIMIESGPNARTVQINLNPFTLVGATTRSGLLTAPMRARFGISSRLQYYTTELLTTIVERSSAILKMPISMEAAIEIAGRSRGTPRIANALLRRVRDFAQIKGNGTIDIEIARFSLKALHVDAHGLDEMDNKILTTIIDKFKGGPVGLSTLATAVSESSETIEEVYEPFLIQEGFIMRTPRGREVTEKAYTHLGKIKMNVQGGLF
- a CDS encoding GNAT family N-acetyltransferase, which produces MNDRYPETELVLNESQKRFELTVANEVAYIEYILTTENVMYLTHTEVPVALEGKGVGGSIVFKTLNYIKEKGYTLAPLCPFVAAYLKKHPEWQSLLAKGYHV